Proteins from one Bacillus thuringiensis genomic window:
- a CDS encoding helix-turn-helix domain-containing protein — protein sequence MPRIGTDLEKENYIMALQQESYMKKLRRNLYIALEELDLVFDESEVIQLRKMWDEDKGILEIAKELGRHQLEIAALIMDQVDKNKIKSRPMGLGA from the coding sequence ATGCCACGAATTGGAACGGATTTGGAAAAGGAGAATTACATAATGGCGTTGCAACAGGAAAGTTACATGAAGAAATTGCGTCGTAACTTATATATCGCTTTAGAAGAATTAGACTTAGTGTTTGATGAAAGTGAAGTGATTCAATTAAGAAAAATGTGGGATGAGGATAAAGGTATTCTCGAAATAGCAAAAGAGCTAGGAAGGCATCAACTAGAAATCGCCGCATTAATCATGGATCAGGTAGATAAGAACAAAATCAAATCGCGCCCAATGGGGTTAGGAGCATGA
- a CDS encoding DUF4257 domain-containing protein, producing MLVTVIVSVVAGMVSGLASHYITNKKFLLPRKSKLAFHPGFLGEMFVGSIASLVGVAMFNPETMMDILKVSILAGISGQAFLLHNRLATEQVKTDELQSISKKLTELEKKNKE from the coding sequence ATGTTGGTTACAGTAATTGTGTCAGTTGTGGCTGGTATGGTCTCAGGATTGGCTAGTCATTACATCACAAACAAAAAGTTTTTGTTGCCTCGTAAGAGCAAGCTTGCATTTCACCCGGGTTTCTTGGGAGAGATGTTTGTAGGCAGTATTGCTTCACTCGTTGGTGTTGCAATGTTTAACCCTGAAACAATGATGGATATTCTTAAGGTGAGTATTCTTGCTGGGATTTCAGGGCAAGCTTTTCTGCTGCACAATCGTTTGGCGACGGAACAAGTAAAAACTGACGAGCTTCAGTCTATTTCAAAGAAATTGACCGAACTCGAAAAAAAGAATAAGGAATAA
- a CDS encoding Fur-regulated basic protein FbpA — translation MDRKQIYIDVLLQKGIYKEEKTGRQLYEMTEQELWNLIKGVY, via the coding sequence ATGGACAGGAAACAAATCTATATCGATGTTTTACTACAAAAAGGAATTTATAAAGAGGAAAAGACAGGTCGACAACTTTATGAGATGACTGAACAAGAGTTGTGGAATCTAATTAAAGGAGTGTATTAA